In one window of Oligoflexus sp. DNA:
- a CDS encoding heavy-metal-associated domain-containing protein, protein MYEFKVQGMTCGSCANTITYALRSIDPKVKVSADIKTQTLRVESSQDQAALSSLIEEAGYAVKSVTSI, encoded by the coding sequence ATGTACGAATTCAAAGTTCAAGGTATGACCTGCGGAAGTTGCGCCAATACGATTACCTACGCACTGCGTAGCATCGATCCCAAAGTGAAGGTATCGGCGGACATTAAAACTCAAACTCTCAGGGTCGAGAGCAGTCAGGATCAGGCCGCGCTTTCAAGTCTCATCGAAGAGGCTGGCTATGCGGTCAAGTCCGTAACCAGCATTTAA
- a CDS encoding heavy metal translocating P-type ATPase, with protein MKVKAQFETEEDIKIKGMTCASCVFRIEKAVQKVEGVDSIAVNLANETARVRLSDQAALPKVREAIEKAGYEVDTSEIELSVEGMTCASCVRRIEKALAKVPGVQGATVNLATERAKVSFTSGKVSSEDLIQAVEKAGYKANLIKKDQPRGSEGEKKARLLKKERLHLAIGALLSAPLVLPMLLEPLGIHWMPSGWIQLLLTIPIQFWLGARFYRAAWKAVKARSGNMDLLVSLGTTAAFGLSLYHLFLYGEHAGHNGNGHLYFEGAAVIIVLVLFGKYLESRAKQQTSEAIKALEALRPDKARVRRNGREVEVSINDVALDDLVIIRPGEKVPVDGVIAEGLSQLDESLITGESVPIAKGPGEKVTGGSINTDGLLVVKTTALGAETTLARIIRLVESAQTAKAPIQRLVDKVSSIFVPVVLLLATLTVLGWYLYSGNIETALIYGVAVLVIACPCALGLATPTSIMVGTGIAAKAGILIKDAETLEIAHSVTTVAFDKTGTLTEGKPQIAELFPYNMPRQDLLRITASVQSGSEHPLAKSVVEKAHEEGLLYEPARDVKAIAGKGLEGRVGHQTILVGTKRLMLEHGVDSDGLSLKAREFELQGHTVSFIADKQSKTLMGILAFSDRVKSTAFETIQELHALGIKTVMITGDNQGSADLAARALGIKEIRAQVLPEDKSRIIEELKARGEIVAMVGDGINDAPALAAAHVGIAMATGTDVAMHTAGITLMRGNPLLIPDALDISRRTYRKIKQNLFWAFIYNVIGIPLAALGLLNPVIAGAAMAFSSVSVVTNALLLKGWRPASRSPSLRRKAGVSHEL; from the coding sequence ATGAAAGTCAAAGCTCAATTCGAAACCGAAGAGGATATCAAAATCAAAGGCATGACCTGCGCCTCGTGCGTCTTTCGTATTGAAAAGGCCGTGCAGAAAGTCGAAGGCGTGGACAGCATCGCTGTGAACCTTGCCAATGAAACCGCCCGGGTTAGACTTTCCGATCAGGCTGCTCTGCCGAAGGTTAGGGAAGCCATTGAGAAGGCAGGCTATGAAGTGGACACCAGCGAAATCGAGCTGTCAGTTGAAGGCATGACCTGCGCCTCCTGTGTTCGCCGCATTGAAAAGGCTCTTGCAAAGGTCCCAGGGGTACAGGGCGCCACAGTCAATCTCGCAACTGAGCGGGCAAAAGTTTCTTTCACTTCGGGCAAGGTCTCATCTGAAGACCTCATCCAGGCCGTTGAAAAAGCGGGCTATAAGGCAAACCTTATCAAGAAAGACCAGCCCCGCGGCAGTGAGGGAGAGAAGAAGGCAAGGCTCCTGAAGAAGGAACGCCTCCATTTGGCGATTGGAGCTCTCCTCTCGGCGCCGCTCGTCCTTCCCATGCTTTTGGAACCTCTTGGCATTCACTGGATGCCCTCAGGATGGATTCAGCTCCTCCTCACGATTCCCATCCAGTTCTGGCTGGGCGCTCGCTTTTATAGAGCGGCCTGGAAGGCAGTCAAAGCCCGATCAGGCAACATGGATCTTCTCGTTTCACTGGGCACGACAGCTGCGTTCGGGCTGAGCCTTTATCATCTCTTTCTTTACGGGGAACACGCAGGACATAACGGCAATGGCCACCTCTATTTCGAAGGAGCAGCGGTTATCATTGTTCTTGTCCTTTTCGGAAAATACCTTGAGTCGCGCGCCAAACAGCAAACTTCAGAGGCGATCAAGGCCCTTGAGGCGTTAAGACCCGACAAGGCCCGGGTTCGGAGAAATGGTCGGGAGGTCGAGGTTTCCATCAATGATGTGGCGCTTGATGATCTGGTCATTATCCGGCCAGGGGAAAAGGTTCCCGTCGATGGCGTCATTGCTGAGGGCCTGAGTCAGCTGGATGAGTCTCTTATCACCGGGGAAAGTGTTCCTATTGCCAAGGGCCCAGGGGAAAAGGTTACCGGCGGATCAATTAATACCGACGGCCTTCTGGTCGTCAAGACCACGGCACTGGGAGCGGAAACAACCCTTGCCCGAATCATCCGTCTGGTTGAAAGCGCCCAAACGGCAAAGGCTCCCATACAAAGACTTGTGGATAAGGTGAGTTCCATTTTTGTGCCGGTGGTGCTCCTGTTGGCAACACTCACGGTGCTTGGCTGGTATCTCTATTCAGGAAATATTGAGACAGCTTTGATCTATGGAGTTGCTGTTCTCGTTATCGCCTGTCCTTGTGCCCTTGGTTTGGCAACCCCGACCTCCATCATGGTGGGCACAGGCATTGCTGCAAAAGCCGGGATTCTTATTAAGGATGCCGAAACTCTGGAAATCGCACATTCGGTCACAACGGTGGCCTTTGACAAGACTGGAACTTTAACCGAGGGGAAACCTCAAATTGCTGAACTTTTTCCCTACAACATGCCGCGGCAGGACCTGCTCCGGATTACGGCATCCGTGCAGTCCGGAAGTGAACACCCACTGGCAAAATCCGTTGTGGAAAAGGCTCATGAGGAAGGTCTTCTGTATGAGCCGGCCAGGGACGTGAAGGCCATTGCAGGAAAAGGTTTGGAAGGGCGTGTCGGTCATCAGACCATTCTGGTTGGCACAAAACGTCTCATGCTTGAACATGGGGTTGACAGCGATGGCCTTTCCTTGAAAGCCAGGGAGTTCGAACTGCAGGGACACACAGTTTCCTTTATCGCCGACAAACAGTCGAAAACGCTCATGGGAATATTAGCTTTCAGTGACAGGGTTAAGAGCACGGCTTTCGAAACCATTCAGGAGCTTCACGCTCTTGGTATCAAAACGGTTATGATCACAGGCGATAATCAGGGTAGCGCAGACCTTGCTGCAAGAGCACTTGGCATTAAGGAAATCCGCGCTCAGGTGTTGCCGGAGGATAAGTCCCGCATCATTGAAGAACTGAAGGCTCGCGGAGAGATCGTGGCCATGGTCGGTGATGGCATCAACGATGCTCCAGCCCTGGCCGCCGCCCATGTAGGTATCGCCATGGCAACCGGTACGGATGTTGCGATGCACACCGCAGGCATCACGCTTATGCGGGGCAATCCCCTCCTGATTCCGGATGCCTTGGATATTTCGAGAAGGACCTATCGCAAGATCAAACAGAATCTATTCTGGGCTTTCATTTACAACGTCATTGGCATCCCGCTGGCCGCATTGGGTCTCCTTAATCCGGTCATAGCCGGTGCCGCCATGGCCTTCAGCAGCGTCAGCGTTGTTACAAATGCGCTACTGCTCAAAGGCTGGCGTCCGGCCAGCCGTTCACCTTCACTTCGGAGAAAAGCAGGAGTCAGCCATGAGCTATAA
- a CDS encoding 2Fe-2S iron-sulfur cluster-binding protein, translating to MSYKASILSIDKDISVNEEETLLDAALRQGVDYPHSCKNGRCGACKSRLLSGEVEHLTHLRFTLTEQEKADGFILACRAVPKSAAVSHEGAGIGKVMAYP from the coding sequence ATGAGCTATAAGGCAAGCATCCTTTCCATTGACAAGGATATCAGCGTGAATGAAGAGGAAACCCTTTTGGATGCCGCCTTGAGGCAGGGAGTGGATTACCCCCACTCTTGCAAAAATGGTCGGTGCGGAGCCTGTAAATCCCGCCTGCTTTCCGGAGAGGTGGAGCATCTCACCCATCTGCGGTTTACGCTGACCGAGCAGGAGAAAGCGGATGGCTTCATTCTTGCCTGCCGGGCAGTACCGAAATCAGCCGCGGTTTCGCATGAAGGGGCAGGTATTGGAAAAGTCATGGCTTACCCATGA